From the genome of Vibrio navarrensis, one region includes:
- a CDS encoding nucleotidyltransferase family protein — translation MDKLIALIKEDRMRTEALGHVSELSLPQCYIAAGFVRNLVWDSLHGLATPLNDVDVIYFDPTESNPDAYLQYEAHLKARMPQLNWQVRNQAKMHLRNGDEPYQSAIDAMRYWPEKETAVAVRQVAPNHYECVSAFGLESLFRGYITHNPKRCLATFEHRVTSKGWLANWPKLVVMS, via the coding sequence ATGGATAAGCTCATCGCCCTCATCAAAGAAGACCGAATGAGAACAGAGGCGTTAGGCCATGTGTCCGAGTTGTCATTGCCTCAGTGCTATATTGCCGCAGGCTTTGTGCGAAATTTGGTGTGGGATTCATTACACGGTTTAGCCACTCCCTTGAATGATGTTGATGTGATCTACTTTGATCCCACAGAGTCAAACCCCGATGCTTATCTGCAATATGAAGCGCATTTAAAGGCGCGTATGCCGCAGTTAAATTGGCAGGTTCGCAATCAAGCAAAAATGCATCTTCGTAACGGTGATGAGCCGTATCAAAGCGCTATAGATGCCATGCGTTATTGGCCAGAGAAAGAAACGGCGGTGGCCGTTCGGCAAGTGGCGCCTAATCACTATGAATGTGTTTCGGCTTTTGGGCTTGAATCTCTATTTCGTGGGTATATCACGCACAATCCGAAGCGTTGTTTGGCAACGTTTGAACACCGCGTCACTTCAAAAGGATGGTTGGCGAATTGGCCTAAATTAGTGGTGATGTCGTAA